Proteins from one Planctomyces sp. SH-PL62 genomic window:
- the tatC gene encoding twin-arginine translocase subunit TatC: MPSDRDLFTEEQTMVTMSFGEHLEELRVRLILGLAGLFVGVLIVFIPPLDIGKRVMESMEAPAKGALVDFYREEYAKKAQAAEDAKTVSPPVQAEVAAGAFFDAIRQVAPDLKLPDAEAVQGRTLSFPIRYKLADVIGLSEKSTYQIDNSLISLGPLETITIYFMVCLVSGLVIASPWVFYQIWAFIAAGLYRHERHYVMRFLPVSLGLFISGIVLCFAFVLPLTLAFLLDFNVWLGVAPTLRLSEWMSFATILPLVFGLAFQTPLVMLFLQRIGIFTADDYRSKRKFAILIITVAAALLTPGADPISMTLLAAPMIVLYELGIILISRGSKPTVPART; the protein is encoded by the coding sequence ATGCCCAGCGATCGCGACCTCTTCACCGAAGAGCAGACGATGGTGACGATGAGTTTCGGCGAGCACCTCGAGGAGCTGCGCGTGCGGCTCATCCTGGGGCTGGCCGGCCTGTTCGTCGGCGTCCTGATCGTCTTCATCCCCCCCCTCGACATCGGCAAGCGGGTGATGGAGAGCATGGAAGCCCCCGCCAAGGGGGCGCTCGTGGATTTCTACCGCGAGGAATACGCCAAGAAGGCCCAGGCCGCCGAGGACGCCAAGACGGTCTCCCCGCCGGTCCAGGCCGAGGTCGCCGCCGGCGCCTTCTTCGACGCGATCCGCCAGGTCGCCCCCGACCTGAAGCTCCCCGACGCCGAGGCGGTCCAGGGCCGGACCCTGAGCTTCCCGATCCGCTACAAGCTGGCCGACGTGATCGGCCTCAGCGAGAAGTCGACGTACCAGATCGACAACTCGCTGATCTCGCTGGGCCCGTTGGAGACGATCACGATCTACTTCATGGTCTGCCTCGTCTCGGGCCTGGTGATCGCCAGCCCCTGGGTCTTCTACCAGATCTGGGCGTTCATCGCGGCGGGGCTCTATCGCCACGAGCGGCACTACGTGATGCGGTTCCTGCCGGTCTCGCTGGGGCTGTTCATCAGCGGGATCGTGCTCTGCTTCGCGTTCGTGCTGCCGCTGACCCTGGCCTTCCTGCTGGACTTCAACGTCTGGTTGGGCGTGGCCCCGACGCTCCGGCTGAGCGAGTGGATGAGCTTCGCGACGATCCTCCCCCTGGTCTTCGGCCTGGCCTTCCAGACCCCCCTGGTGATGCTCTTCCTCCAGCGGATCGGGATCTTCACGGCGGACGACTACCGGTCCAAGCGAAAGTTCGCGATCCTCATCATCACCGTCGCCGCGGCCCTGCTGACCCCCGGGGCGGACCCGATCAGCATGACGCTCCTTGCCGCGCCGATGATCGTCCTCTACGAGCTGGGCATCATCCTGATCAGCCGGGGCTCGAAGCC